The Blastopirellula marina genome contains the following window.
TTGTCCGTCAGGTGTCAGGCCTTCCGGAGATTCCGGTGACATCAGAGAACCTGCCAACCTCTGGCAGACGATTGGCCCTGGCAAACTATCTTACCGATCCCAAGCATCCCTTGACTGCCCGAGCGATCATAAATCGTGTCTGGATGCATCACTTCGGCGTCGGCTTGGTTACAACGCCAACCGACTTCGGTGTGCTGGGCGAACGGCCGACGCACCCAGAACTTCTCGATTGGCTGGCAGCCGAGTTTATCGAAAGTGGTTGGGACCTGAAACACATGCACCGGCTGATCTTAACGTCCAATGCGTGGCGACAGGCAGTCCGGGATGATGCAGAGTTGCAAATCGATGACCCCGACAATCGATGGTATGGGGGAGCTCGCCTGCGACGTCTCGATGCCGAGACGATTCGCGATAGCCTGCTGACAATCTCCGGCGAACTGAACACAAAACAATTCGGTCCGCCGGTTCCGGTGATGCCGGACGTCGTCGGCCGGATCGTGGTTGGTGAAGAAAACACTAACGCGGGTCGACCAGGCGCGGTGGTTGATATGAAAGGGGAAGATCTACGACGAAGCGTTTTTATTCAGGTTCGGCGCAGTCGTCCATTAAGCATGATGGAGACGTTCGACCAACCGGCGATGAGTCCGAATTGTGATCAACGTCGACCTTCCACGAGCGCAACGCAGTCACTGATGATGCTCAACAGCGTGGAGCTGATCGACCGTTCACGGAAAGTAGCATCCAACTTGACGCGAGAGTTTCCAGACGATTCGACCAAACGGATTGAGTCGACCTGGCAAACGATCTATTGCCGTGCGATTGAAAAACAAGAGTTAGTCGACGCTCAGGCGTTTATTCAGTCCGTGACGGAAGACCTCGAGAAGCAAGCAGCCTATCAAGCTAAGGGGAAGAAGCAGCCGGTTCGTTCCGCCGATGAGGAAGCCCTCGCCGTATTGTGTCAGGTGCTTCTTAGCTCCAACGAGTTTTTGTACGTCCAGTAACAGGAAGAAAGAGCATGACTTCTCCTCACGATCTTGCTGTCGGTAGTCGCCGCCACTTTATGGCGACGAGTGCGATGAGTCTTGGTTCGTTGGCTTTTTCCTGGATGCAGCAGCAGGAAGCCTTGGCCGCCGAACAAACGAAGCCACCGATTGGGCCGCAGATCTTTGATAACACACCGAAGATTCCGGCAAAGCCCCCTCAAGCCAAAGCTATGATATCGCTCTGGATGCAGGGAGGACCGAGTCATCACGACCTATTCGATCCCAAGCCGGAAATGAAGAAATACGACGGCAAGGAGTTCCCAGGCGAACTAAAGCAAGATAACAAAGCCCAGGCAAGTTCCAAGGTATTTGCTTCACCCTGGAAATTTTCTCCCAGCGGACAATGCGGGATGGAGCTTTCCGAGCTATTGCCTCACCTACAAACGGTGGCGGATGACATCTGCTTGATTCGCTCGATGAAAACAGGTGTGAATAATCACGGTCAATCGATTCGGGCGTTACAGGGTGGGCGTATCACCGGTGGTCGGCCAACGCTCGGAAGTTGGATGACCTACGGATTGGGATCAGAAGCCGACAATCTGCCAGCCTTCGTTGCGTTGATCGATCCAGGACAACTCCCAGTACTGGGAGTTGAGAATTGGTCAAACGGTTGGTTACCGTCGATCTATCAGGGAACGGTCATTCGCCCGACCGAGCCGCGAATTCTGGACCTGACGCCGCCAGCTCACTTGAAAGGAATGACGCAGCAAAAATCGCTGGAATTCTTAGAACAGTTGAATTCACAACACGTCCAGCAATTTGCCGATGTTTCGGATCTCCAGGCGCGGATGGCTAGCTATCAATTGGCCGCCAAAATGCAGTTGGCAGCGACCGAAGCACTCGACCTGTCGCAAGAGACCGCAGCGACGAAGAAGATGTATGGGATCGATCAAAAAGAGACGGCCGACTACGGCAGTCGCTGCTTGATCGCGCGACGTTTGATTGAGAGAGGCGTTCGCTTCGTCCAGATCTACACCTCCAATCAGTTATGGGATAGCCACGGACGTATTACGACTCTGCTGCCCAACGCCTGCAAGAAGGTCGACCAGCCGTCAGCCGCCCTGGTCGCCGACTTGAAGCAGCGAGGCTTGCTCGACGAAACGGTAGTACACTGGGGAGGCGAAATGGGGCGACTACCGGTCGTTCAGAATGACGCCGGGCCCGCTAAGATTGGTCGCGACCATAATACGTACGGGTTCAGCATGTGGGTCGCGGGTGGCGGCTTCCGCGGAGGCCATGTCCACGGCAAGACCGACGAGTGGGGACATCACGCGATCGAAGGGGTAGTTAATCACTTCGACTATCACGCCACGCTACTCCATTTGTTCGGCCTAGAGCATGACAAGCTAACCTACCGCCGCAGCGAACGGGATCAGACGCTTACCGATGGACAGCCAGCAAGGATCATACACGACCTTCTCAGGGCATAGTCCAACGCTTCGGGTTTTTATGCGTACTTCGGGACTAATTCACGAAGGCCTTGGGAACCAGATCCGTCAGCGTTTCTTGGATTTGCTCCCAGTGGATCGGCTTAGTAAAGAAAGCAGAGGCTCCCATGCTTCGCATTTGACGCTCGATGTAGCCTTCTTTTCTTCCGGTCAATACGACGACGGGAATATCGGCCGTGACCGGTGATTCTTTCAGCCGACGCATCACATAGGCTCCATCTCCGCCTGGCAATTCATAGTCGAGAATGATCGCGCTGGGTGCAGACATGAACGCGTATCGGTATCCATCTGCGCCCTCATTGGAATTGACGGCTGTAATTCCGATTCCCTGCAGACGTCGACGAAGCGAAAACGCAACGTCCTCGTCATCTTCGATCGTGAGCACCCATGGACTTGAATCAACTTCCGTTGGGTCTGTTGTCGGTTTGGCTTCTCGCTGTTCCATTTCAACTCCCAGGATGTCAAATACACGGTCTAGAATCTCTACACAACTTGTCGAGGCGTCTTCTTCGAGAGCTTCGCTCATTTCGTTTTTCCTTGGAGGAATTTTAAGCAGATCACACAGCAGTGGCTCAATCTGACTCCAAATATCGGTCGTCTTGGGAATATAAAACGCGCACAATTGATGGCAACGTTTGACGACTTCCGAAGATGTATTGCCGGTCAACACAATCACAGGAATCGAGTTCAACTTTTCGTGATTAACCAGCATTTCACAAACGGAAAGGCCATTACCATGTGGCATGTTTACATCCAGAACGATCGCCTCAGGATGAAATGCTTCCGCTTTGGCGAGGGCCTCCATCGCGTTGCTTGCTTCTAAGACATTCAGCCCAAGCTTCTCACAACGAAGCCTGAGCACATCGACGATATCGGTGTTGTCGTCCGCGATCAGGACAGTCTTCTTCATCGAAGTCTCCACATGGTTCTGGGGGGTGAATCAGGGAAAACGTAGGTTTACGCCAAGACCGGCATCAGCACGGCATGAATGGCGGAAATGATTCGATAGCCTTCATATGGCTTCTGAACAAAGAACCTGGCACCAGCGTCCAGTGCGCGGTACTCGTCCGACAAACTGGCGGAAAGCATAATGACCGGAATCTCCGAGGTAGCAGGATCCATCCGCAAATCATGCAACGTATCCAGACCATCCTTCTCCGGCATTTGCACATCCAACAGAATTACATCCGGATGACTCCTTTTGGCTGCCTCAATTCCGCTTGGTCCGTCCTTCGCGAACAATGGCGAAAAACCGGCGGCCCGTAACCAGTAGGATACGCCGTCACGTATATCGTGCTCGTCATCCACAATCAGAATTTGCTTTGAATCGTCCATTTTCGTCTTTGCCCCTATCGAAAAAGGAATGAGATGGTCTTGGCTCAATGTACTGCCAAGGACTCATCCGTATGAAGACTAAACTCTGTCTTCAGAATGCGATCAAATTCGCCAAGAATCCGACGTGCTGAGATCTGTGCTGGCCACTTTTGGATAATGCGTCGTGAGTAGCCGGGAAGTGGTCCTTGAGGCCGGTTTCGATTGAATCGACCGAAGTCACGATTGGCTCTTTCTTCCCACCGTGGCATCTCGTTTTCGGGAATCGAGAGAACGAGCAGCCACTCACGAGTCGATAATCGAAACAGGAGATCCTGCCTGCGTAGTAAACAGTTCATGAAACGATCGAAGTCATTTGCATCCTTTTCAGCAATCGTCTCCCCAAGCGAGATTTTGTTGACGAACAACGGAAAGGGAGAACCATTGCGAATTTCTAGCCAACGCCAAAAGACCTCGCTTGGTTCGGCGAGTGGTACAGTGAAAGCGAATGTGCTTCCTCGCCCAATCTCACTTTCGACGCTGAGTTTGCCAAGATTGACGCGAGTCAACCGCTGAGCAATGCTCAGCCCGAGACCAAAGCCCTTACCGCTGGTCGACTCACTGTTTTCAAGCTGCTCGAACCTTTGAAAGATTTGCTCTAAACATTCCGGTTCAATACCTGGGCCATGATCGGTCACGCCAATCATGATCTCAGCCTCGATCGGATGATATTTGGCCCACAAAACAATCTTCTGACCCGGTTCGGAGAACTTGATTGCATTGACCGCGAGATTGCTAATCACACGAACCGTTTTCTCACTATCGCAATAAGCATCTGGCAAGTCTTTCGGGCAATCAATAACTAGTTCAATTCCCTTGATCGAAGCCCGTTCTCGCAGCAAACTGGCCGCATGAGCAACGATCTGTGGAATACTGACCGGACGCCGCCAGGCATTGAGTAGCCCAGCCTCCAACTTGCTCGCGTCTAGGATGTCGTCCACCATGTTGTTAAGATCATCCGCCCGTACTGCTACCTTACCAAGCAGCTTTTTTTGCTCGGGGTTGATGTCGCCAGCCATCCCGTCGCGGACAATCGAAACATAGTCCTTGATCACGGTTAACGGCGTTCGAAGATCATGCGAAACGTTATCTACAAACTCTCTCGCAGTCCGATAGAGCTTGCGCAAATGTCGGTTCTTCTGCTTCAGTTGGGTCGCCTGATCACGCAGTTGTCCCTGACTTCGCTTAAGGTGACGCACCAAGCGTTTTATGCGGTTCAAATTGCTTTGCCGCTCAATGGCATGAACAACCGCCCGAGCAAGGGCACTGCCGCAAAGTTCTTCCTTCAAACGAAAGTCTTGGGCTCCAGCTGCCAATATTTCGTCTTCAATTTCCGGTGTCGCCACCGATGTGATTGCTAAAATGGCAGAGTTCTTGCTCAGTTCACGCAGCTTTGCAACGGTTGCGATCCCGTGGCAGTCAGGTACATGAACATCCGCAATGATGGCATCGACTGAACCGCGTTGCAGATAAGCCATTGCCGCCTCCATACATGGCGTGCATTTAATATGGAAGCCGTACCTCGATTGTTGAAGCTGACGCGTGATAATGCGCGCATCTGCGTCGTCATCCTCTAAGATCAACACCTTGATTGTTGCGTTCTCTGTTTTCATTCGTCCTGCCCTTTTGCCTTTGGAACTCACGTGCAGGTCAATTCGAGACCAACCATGAAAAACGCAGATATTTCTGGACCGACAAGTAGCCGGATCGTTGCATGAATTTCGTCACTCACTTCACCATCGGAGGTATCTACCCCCTCCATCAACAACCTACCCTGCGATATCTTTCTCGCATCTTGCCGAAGCTAGTTTGCGGATTTGCGCACTAGCTTGAAAAGCCAGTTACGGGATGGCATGCAGAATATCACTTCAATGTGTGCTGATGCATATAGAAACTGATAGACCCGTTACAAGCCGTTCAAACTGGCCTCGGGATTGGTCGCTAGGCAACCATTCCAAATCTCATGTCTAAATGGGTATATCCGATCTGAATCCGGAATACCGGACGTCGCCTTGCTTAATCATCAGATCTCGTTGCAAATGGTCGAAAACATGGAATGATGAGTTAGACGAGCACTTACTCGCCAAAACGTTTCGCTATGTACGTGCCCCATCGCAATCCTCGTGTTTCCTAAATAGCCAGCATATTCCCCATGCGTTTCCTTACGATTGATGACAGCATTGCCGACGCCCGTGTCCTTCAGGCCATGCTTATCCAGGCATGCCCCGCAGGATTCGAATCGGTACACGTACTAAGCGGAGAGGAAGGATTCGAGCAGATCCAGGAAAACAACTTCGACTGCGTCTTCTTGGACTATCGCCTCGAGGATTCCGACCACTGGGAATTTCTTCAGAAGATTCGTGAAGCCGGAAATGATGTGCCAATCATCGCCATCTCAGGCGCGGGTAACGAACAGATTGCCGTCGAGGGCTTAAAACTGGGTGCTCAAGATTATCTGGTCAAGGACTCCGTTACTGCGGAGACCGTACACCGCGCACTGACTAATGCGATTGAAAAGGTAAGACTCTCTCGGGAACTTGCTAAGCGGCAGAAAGAGCTCCGAGATTTCGCTCACATGGCAGCGCACGATCTTCAGGCCCCACTTCGCCGCATCACCCAGCTTTCTGAGTTTCTCAAGGAAGATCTGGAAGGGAAGCTCGACGAAACTTGTGCAACCAATGTCGACCTCATTGGCACCAATGCACGGCGGCTTCAAGCGTTGGTGCAAAGCTTGATCGAGTTTGCCCGTAACGGCTCGCTCGAAAGCCGAAGGCAAGAGGTTTCATTAGACCAAGTACGTGATGCCGCCCTATTCAACCTCGATCTTCAGATTCGAGAATCGGGAGCGACGATTCAATCGGAACCGTTGCCGAATGTCACCGGAGACGACGCAACACTCACACTTCTCTTCCAAAATCTCATCTCAAATGCGATCAAATTTCGAGGAGTAGAGGCCCCACGCATCCGAATTTCCGCTCAGCGGGAAGAGCGTCAGTGGAAGATTTCGATCTCCGACAATGGAATTGGGATCAGCAAGGAATACCTGGAAGGTGTCTTTGCCCCTTTTCGACGCTTACATGCCCAGCGAGAATACGAAGGCTCTGGTATCGGCTTGGCAACATGCCAGAAGATCGTCGAACAACATGATGGCCAAATTTGGGTTGAATCAGAGCCTGACCAGGGCTCTACTTTTTACTTCACGATTCCCGATCCATCGACCTAGGATTGATTCGTCGTCCTTGCCAGATAGACATCATGATCAGCAACGCCACCTCCGCCCCCTCTTCTAAGTCGAGACTGATCGCTGCGGCATGGTTATTGATCGCCGGAAGAATCTTTCTATGTCTGGCTCTCGTCACCGCATGCATTGTCATGTTGGCTTGGCCCGCCGGTTGGATTAGCCTTCGATCACTAGTCGACGGCCTTCCTACCATGAAGTTCAACACGGCACTTGGTCTAGCCGCACTGGCCGCAACAGGACTGCTCCGATCTCGTGTGCACTTCGTGGTCAACCGTATCGACTGGGCGGCGATTGGATTGGCGGCCTTTGTATTCGCGCTAGCAACAATAAGTCTGCTAGAAGTCGCGTTCTCCTGGGATTTCGGCATCGATACGCTTCTCAGTGACGATCCTCGATCAATCCGTATCGGCAGAACTCCGGGGCTGATGTCTACCGGAACGGCAATCGGACTTTGGCTACTCGCCGTCAGTCAAATCATTTCCAACTTCGTGCCCACTTGGGTCCGAAAGTCGATCGCCTCCTTAGCTGGCATCTTGGGGCTCATTAGCATTTTCCTCTTCCTCTTTCGCAACAATGTTCGCGGAACGAGTATCTTTTCGACGACCGCGATTCACACGGCAACGTTACTCGTCTTTGTAGCAGCTGGCTTCTTTCTAGTCTGGCGTGGATCCCGATTTATTCATACTGAGAGCGATCAAGATATTGTCCTCGCAGAACTTCGACGGGCACGCCCTATCAGTGGAGTCGTTGTCGGAATGCTGGCCGTCGCCTTGCTCGTCACAGGAAGCTTGGTCTGGGATGCCCAGCGAACCATTCGAGAAGCAAACAACGCCAGATTCGCTTATTACACCAACTTGGCGGTCGAAGACATCGATCGCAGCATCAACCGTGTCGTCTACGGACTGCGTGGACTTCGTGGTCTCTATATCGGCAGCCAACACGTCTCGCGCGATGAGTTTGCAAAGTTCGTTTTATCGCGAAATCTAGCAGTTGAGTTTCCTGGCGCAATCGGGTTTGGTTTGATTCAACGAGTCGAGCGTTCCAATTTGAAAAACTATATCGCGGAGGTTCGCGCGGACAATACTCCAGAATTTCAAGTCTTAACGACCGGAAACGCTCCCGATCTCTTCATCATTCGCTACATCTATCCTTTAGAGCAAAACCAAACTGCCTGGGGCTATGATATCGGTTCGGAGACTACCAGACGCGCAGCCGTAGAGAAGGCAACCAGAACCGGGAAACCGACAATCTCGGGCCGGATCGAACTTCTGCAAGACAAACAGAAGACCAGTGGTTTCCTTTACTTCTTACCAATCTACCAATCCGCGGAAACGCCGCTTTCGCCCGAAGAACGCGTCAAACAACTTCGAGGACTGATCTATGCACCAATCATCCTTGAACAAACATTAACCGGCATCGAAAGTCTCACGCTTGGGAACGTTGAGGTCGTCATTCAAGATGTCGAAGATCCTGATTCACCGACCCTCCTTTATGGAGATGACACACTTCTCAACTCCAGGGATTCGAAGTTCGCCCCTAATACTCGCCAGTTCTCGCTTACACGAGAAATTATCGCCGGAGGCCGCAAATGGCGGATCAGTGTGTTTAGCACCCGTGGATTTGAAAATCGAATCGATCGAGTCACACCGGCAATGATTGGTGTGGGGGGAATTACGTTGAGCATGCTTCTGGTCGGCGTCATTTGGCTGATGGGTCGCAACATGGCGCTCGCGCACAACTTGACGGTCGAACTACAAACAAGCGAAGAAGTCGCCAAAGAAGCACGACTTGCAGCTGAAAAAGCCAATTTGGCCAAGAGCGAATTCCTCGCGAATATGAGCCATGAAATCCGTACGCCCATGAACGCGATCATTGGCCTTACCGACTCGGTACTGCGAACCGAACTAACCAACGATCAGCGAGATTATTTGCGTACGGTTGCCGAGTCCTCCAATACCCTGTTGCAAATCATCAACGACATTCTCGACTTCTCAAAGATTGAAGCAGGCAAACTCGAACTCGACGAGGAAGAATTCCAACCACGAGACTTGATCGCAAAATTACTTAAGTCGCTTTCTCCGAAACTCCACAATCGAAATGTCGAAATCGTCTATCACGTAGAACGATCGGTCCCGACACTTCTCAAGGGAGATGCTCGACGACTCGGACAGATCCTGCTGAACCTGGTCGGCAATGCGATCAAGTTTACTCACCAAGGCATGATTGAAGTCAAAGTGGTGAACGTCCCTACTGAGAGCGCAAGTGTCGATGAAATCCAATTGAAGTTCTCGGTCCGTGATACGGGCATTGGCATTCCACCAGACAAGCTGGATTCGATATTCAATGTCTTCGAGCAAGCCGATACTTCGGTTACGCGTCGTTATGGCGGCACAGGCCTGGGTCTGACGATTTCTTCGCTTCTAGTACGAAAGCTGGGTGGCGAGATCTGGCTTGAAAGCGAAGAGGGAGTGGGAAGTACGTTTTACTTCACGGTCAAACTTCGCAAGGCTCAATTTCAAACGCCTCAGCCATGGCAAGACGCTGCTCACATTCTGGCTGGCAAACGAGCACTCGTCGTGGACGATAATGAAATCGACCAACTGATGCTGAAGGAAGTTGCCGAATCGTACAATATCCAAGCTCAAGTCGCCGATTCTGGTGCAAAGGCGCTCGAACGCTTGCGAGCCGCGGCAACAGACGAATATCCATTTGACGTAGTGATTGCCGACGTCAGGATGCCGGAAATGGATGGCTATGAGATGATTCAAAAGCTGCAAGCGGCACCCGAAACCTACGGGCAGCCAGTCGTCATCTTGGTTTCTTCGGGTGGCATCAACAGTCACGATCGAGACACGACGCTCCAGATTGCCTCCCGGATTCGCAAACCGATTAAACCGTCGGAATTGCTCGAGGCGATCATCGATGGCTTCGGAATTGGCACTACGGAAGAAGTCATCTCGACCTCCGACGAATTGGAAACGGTCGAATCGAGTATTCCCAAGCTTCGTGTATTGGTGGCCGAGGATAGCCTACCGAATCAGAAAGTTGCGATGGCTATTCTCAAACGACGTAACCATGACGTTACCATTGTGCAAAATGGCCTGGAAGCATTAGAGACTGTTCAGCACAACCAGTTTGATGTTGTCCTGATGGACGTGCAGATGCCAGAGATGGATGGTCTGACGGCTGCTTTTCAAATCCGTGAGCATGAACAAAAGCACGGCGGGCATGTTCCGATTGTTGCCACTACGGCTCATGCATTGAAAAAGGATCGGGAACGTTGCCTGTCCGCCGGTATGGACGAGTATGTCTCAAAACCACTTTCTGCCGACGAGTTATTCGCAGCGATTGAGAATGCGATTCACCGCAGCAACGGTAACGCAGCGGCCCCGTTGACTCTATCTCTTGGCGCGTCCACCGAACAACCAAAATCAGAATCGGCACATACGCAAATCCCTTGGGAGAAACTTCTTGAGCGACTTGGCAATGACCACAAAACGCTAATTGATATCGTAGAAGCTTATGCCCCTGAGATGGAAAAGAGCATGGAGAACATTCGCACGGCTTTAGGAAAGTCCGATGGCCATTTGCTGACGATTTCTGCGCATAAACTCAAAAGTGCACTCCGTTTTTTCCATCAAATCGAGACCTCGAAAATCGCGGAAACTCTTGAAAAGCGGGGACTTAACAACGAATTCGAAGCCGCTCACCCTGAGGCGGATGAGCTTGAACGTAGGCTGTCGCAGCTTATGCCTTGCCTGATAGACTTTATTCCAGCTTGACCTTTCCTGTCTTCCTGGAAATTCCTGCCCATATGGTCGCCAACCAAATTACCATTTTGCTTGTAGACGATGACGATGTGGATGCCGATATCATCCGTCGAGCGATCACGAAGCAACGTATTGCGAACCCGATCGTACGTGCTCGCGATGGCTTAGAAGCATTAACGGTCCTTCGCGGTAACGAATCAGAAGCCGCTCTGAATCGTCCCTATTTAATTCTGCTCGACCTGAACATGCCCCGCATGTCCGGCATCGAATTTCTGCAGGAACTCCGGGACGACAAAAACCTTCACGACAGTATCGTGTTTGTCCTCTCGAGTTCGCTCGACGATCGTGACATTCTTAAATCCTATGAGAAGCATGTCGCAGGCTATCTCCCCAAAGGCAAGTTTGGTGACCCGTTTGTCGATCAGCTTAACTCGCTACAACTGTACTGGCGTTATATCGAGTTCCCACCGGAACATTGAATTCTCGCTAGCAGCTTTGAGCTAGTATTTTAGTCTTTTCCGCAAATAACATTCCTGTTTGATGTTGTCGAACTCGCTTTTGACATGTAGAACATTTACTACGTATTAAAGACGAGATGCGGGGAAGTGATTCCCGGCAGGTTTCTTCACCGGTTCGACTGGACGTCACGCTCTTGTCATGCGAGCAGTCCGCCTTCTTGAGGGCGTGATTTGTGGAATGTATTCCAAACTGCTTACGTGACGTCAATTATCGGTGCCTCTGTACATTCAGGTAGGACGATACCTGAACGAATCCGACGGGAAAGGAAACCAAGCTATTCTCGTGCTCTCTCGAAGTGCCCAGGAGTCGATTGAATTTCCTAATTTGGGAATCTCCATCAAGGTACTACAAATTTCGCGTTCCCGAGTTCGACTCGGAATCGACGCCCCGCGAGATGTTCAAGTAAGACGCCAGGAACTGCCACCTGACGACTTCAGTGGCCTACCTAAGAATCACGAGCAGATCACGGAATCTCCTATTACAGAGCACCTTCGCACCGCGGTTGATTCTTTGCGGAAGGTGCAAATTGCCGCTGAGATCACCGAGTCAGATCACGTACTCGCGCTTTTGACGCGTTTTATTCGCGATTTGGAAGTACTCGATCGCCAAGTCCAAATGTGGTCGCCATCCCCCACGACACCACGCGGCGAAGAACATCGCCGAGCCTTGGTCGTCGACGATAACGAGAACGAAGCCAAGCTGCTGGCAAGCTTTCTCCGCCTCAAACAGTTTCAGGTCGATTCGGTCTACAATGGCGCCGATGCATTGTCGTATCTGGCCAATAACGAAACGCCCGATGTCATCTTGCTCGACATGAACATGCCTCAATACAACGGTGGCTGGACCGTTCGTGAGATCCGTCGAGATACGAAGTTCGAACATCTCAAGGTTTTCGCCGTCAGCGGAGCTCATCCGACAGAATACGGCGTTGAAGTTGGTCCAGGCGGATGCGATCGCTGGTTCCAAAAGCCGATCAATCCCAGCACGCTCGTGGACGAAATCATTCACGGTGCCAACACACGAGAGAGTGTTCTGAACTGATCAGCGTAGCCAGTTTTCAGTCGGGCAAATTTCCTGATCCATCAAGTCCAGCACTTATCATCTAGCATCGATCGAAACGGTTGAGAACCGAATGGTAGGAGGAAAACCAGTTGCTACAATACGATGAATTCAACGTATGGCAGCTAATTGGTAGTGCTGGATGAACTCAGACAATATCTCCACAGGGGCTAACGAGGGATCTCTTTCGGAAACGTCAGCGGAAACTCCTTTCTACGTAGTGGGGATTGGTGCGTCTGCAGGTGGACTTGAGTCGCTCGAATTGTTCTTTGATCACATGCCGACCAGTAGCGGCATGGCGTTCGTCGTGGTCCAGCATCTTTCTCCTGACTTCAAAAGCTTGATGGACCAACTATTGGCCCGTCATACACAAATTGAAATCCACCGTGTGGAAGATGGCATGCGTGTTCGACCGAACG
Protein-coding sequences here:
- a CDS encoding sensor histidine kinase; this encodes MRFLTIDDSIADARVLQAMLIQACPAGFESVHVLSGEEGFEQIQENNFDCVFLDYRLEDSDHWEFLQKIREAGNDVPIIAISGAGNEQIAVEGLKLGAQDYLVKDSVTAETVHRALTNAIEKVRLSRELAKRQKELRDFAHMAAHDLQAPLRRITQLSEFLKEDLEGKLDETCATNVDLIGTNARRLQALVQSLIEFARNGSLESRRQEVSLDQVRDAALFNLDLQIRESGATIQSEPLPNVTGDDATLTLLFQNLISNAIKFRGVEAPRIRISAQREERQWKISISDNGIGISKEYLEGVFAPFRRLHAQREYEGSGIGLATCQKIVEQHDGQIWVESEPDQGSTFYFTIPDPST
- a CDS encoding response regulator gives rise to the protein MKKTVLIADDNTDIVDVLRLRCEKLGLNVLEASNAMEALAKAEAFHPEAIVLDVNMPHGNGLSVCEMLVNHEKLNSIPVIVLTGNTSSEVVKRCHQLCAFYIPKTTDIWSQIEPLLCDLLKIPPRKNEMSEALEEDASTSCVEILDRVFDILGVEMEQREAKPTTDPTEVDSSPWVLTIEDDEDVAFSLRRRLQGIGITAVNSNEGADGYRYAFMSAPSAIILDYELPGGDGAYVMRRLKESPVTADIPVVVLTGRKEGYIERQMRSMGASAFFTKPIHWEQIQETLTDLVPKAFVN
- a CDS encoding DUF1501 domain-containing protein; this encodes MTSPHDLAVGSRRHFMATSAMSLGSLAFSWMQQQEALAAEQTKPPIGPQIFDNTPKIPAKPPQAKAMISLWMQGGPSHHDLFDPKPEMKKYDGKEFPGELKQDNKAQASSKVFASPWKFSPSGQCGMELSELLPHLQTVADDICLIRSMKTGVNNHGQSIRALQGGRITGGRPTLGSWMTYGLGSEADNLPAFVALIDPGQLPVLGVENWSNGWLPSIYQGTVIRPTEPRILDLTPPAHLKGMTQQKSLEFLEQLNSQHVQQFADVSDLQARMASYQLAAKMQLAATEALDLSQETAATKKMYGIDQKETADYGSRCLIARRLIERGVRFVQIYTSNQLWDSHGRITTLLPNACKKVDQPSAALVADLKQRGLLDETVVHWGGEMGRLPVVQNDAGPAKIGRDHNTYGFSMWVAGGGFRGGHVHGKTDEWGHHAIEGVVNHFDYHATLLHLFGLEHDKLTYRRSERDQTLTDGQPARIIHDLLRA
- a CDS encoding hybrid sensor histidine kinase/response regulator encodes the protein MKTENATIKVLILEDDDADARIITRQLQQSRYGFHIKCTPCMEAAMAYLQRGSVDAIIADVHVPDCHGIATVAKLRELSKNSAILAITSVATPEIEDEILAAGAQDFRLKEELCGSALARAVVHAIERQSNLNRIKRLVRHLKRSQGQLRDQATQLKQKNRHLRKLYRTAREFVDNVSHDLRTPLTVIKDYVSIVRDGMAGDINPEQKKLLGKVAVRADDLNNMVDDILDASKLEAGLLNAWRRPVSIPQIVAHAASLLRERASIKGIELVIDCPKDLPDAYCDSEKTVRVISNLAVNAIKFSEPGQKIVLWAKYHPIEAEIMIGVTDHGPGIEPECLEQIFQRFEQLENSESTSGKGFGLGLSIAQRLTRVNLGKLSVESEIGRGSTFAFTVPLAEPSEVFWRWLEIRNGSPFPLFVNKISLGETIAEKDANDFDRFMNCLLRRQDLLFRLSTREWLLVLSIPENEMPRWEERANRDFGRFNRNRPQGPLPGYSRRIIQKWPAQISARRILGEFDRILKTEFSLHTDESLAVH
- a CDS encoding response regulator transcription factor; this translates as MDDSKQILIVDDEHDIRDGVSYWLRAAGFSPLFAKDGPSGIEAAKRSHPDVILLDVQMPEKDGLDTLHDLRMDPATSEIPVIMLSASLSDEYRALDAGARFFVQKPYEGYRIISAIHAVLMPVLA